The genome window TTCGTGCTGATCGCGGGCAGCATCATCTGTGTGCTGCTGCCGAACCTCTTCGGCGGCACCAGGATGTTCACCCACATCATCGTCGTGTCCACGCTGGCCGGGGTGCTGACGCTGCTGCTGTTCGCCATCTACCAGCTGCAGAACCCCTTCGGCGGTGGGTCGTGGATCGAGCCGGACGCCTTCCGGTGGGCGCTGGCCAGGCTCGGCTGAACCGATGGTTATCCGAACCGCAGCCCGGGTGGCGGTCGTGGTGGCGGTGGTCGCGCTGACCTCCGCGCCGCTGGTGCCGGTGGCGGGTACCGCTGACCGGTGCACGATGCTGCGCGTGCACAGCGAAACGCCGGTGGCGATGTCGACGCTCTCGGCGGTGGAGCTGCCATCGGGCGCGCGCAACGGCGTGCGCCTGCTCGGCCATCGGGTCAACGCGATCGGCTACTCCGCCGTGCAGGGGCTGGTTTACGGCGTGGCGGCCCGGGATCGCGATGGCGCCTACCCCGACGGCGGTCACGTGGTGACCATCGACCCCGCCGGCCGCACCGCCGACTTGGGGCCGTTGCGGGGCCCGCACCGCTTCGTCGCCCCCAGTGCCGGAGCGGTCTCGGGAAAACGCTGGTACATCCGCGACCACGCCATCCTGTACACAGTGGACATCGATCCGGAAAGCCCGGCATACCTGCGAGTCGTGCGAGCGGTCCCGCTGCACCCCTTGTCGTGGGTGGACGACTTCGACGTCGATCCCGCCACCGGCCTGCTGCACGGCGTCACCTCGGGTCTCGTGGGCCGGCCGCTCGTGGTCGCCATCGATCCCTCAGACGGCAGCGCGGACGTGGTAGCCGAAGTCCGGATCGCGTCGGCCCGAGAGTTCGGCTCGGCGGTTTTCGGTCCCGGAAACGCGTTGTACGTCACGGCGAACGCGGTGCGCGGGCGAAGCCGGCTGTACCGCGTGGAGCGGGACGGCTCCGCGCGGCTGCTGGAGTCGGGGCCGCCCATGGCGAGTTCCGACGCGGCGGGCTGTCTGGCGGCCGACCCGCCGCCGCCTCCGCCACCGCCGCCGGAACCTGCACCTCCGCCGCCGATTCCGCCCCCGCCACCTGCACCTCCTCCGCCGCCGGTACCCGCGCCAGTTCCCGGTGTTCCCCCGGCCGCGGACCCGCCGCCGGCTCCGCCCCCGCCACCTCCGGAACCGCCTCCGGCGGACCCGCCGACCGCGCCGGACAGGCCGCTCAGGCCCGAGCGCGAGGAGGAGCCGGAGGAGCAGGCGCACGACACCGCCGAAAAGCGCCGATGGGGCCTGGCCGCACTCGTCCTGCTGCTCGGAGCGGGTGCCGCCGCACGCAGGGTGGCGCGCTGAGCGCGGGGTCAGCGCAGCGTTAGCCGGGAACCGGGAGTGTGGCCGAAGGCGCGGCGGAACACGTCGATGAAGGCACTGGTCGTGGCCCACCCGCTGCGGCGCGCGACCTCGGTGACCGCGCTGCCCTCGGCGAGCATCCGCAGCGCGTGGTGCAGGCGCAGCTGCGTCCGCCACTGCGGGAACGTCATGCCCATCTCGGCGCGGAAGAGCCGGCTCAGCGTGCGGTCGCTCGCCCCGACCTGGGCTCCCAGCGCGGAGAGGGTGCGCGGGTCGGCGGGATCGTCGTCGAGGATCGCGCAGACCGCCGCCAGCCGCGGGTCCCGGGCGGCGGGGAGGCGGATCGGCTGCCGCGGAGCGTGCCGGAGCTGGTCGAGCAGCACGGCGCGCATCCGCGAACGCTCGCCGTCGTCGTGGTGCTCGCCCGCGGTGTAGGCCAGGATCAGCTCCCGCAGCAGCGGGCCGACCGCGATGACCGCGGGGCTGCTCAGGCGCAACGGGTTGTCGGTCGTCGGCAGGCCCACCGTGTGCAGGTCCGTTTCACCGTAGGCGCGGTGCTCGTGCACCGTGCCCGCGGGCACCCACACCGCCCGGGTCGCGGGTGCGATCCAGCTGCCGGCCTCGGTCGTCACCGCCAGCACACCGCGTCCGGCGTAGACGATCTGGTGGTCGTCGTGCCGGTGCGCGTCCACGCCCGAGCCCGCGGGCAGGTATCTGAGCGCGGTGGGCGCCTCCGGTGCGTGGCGCACCCGCCTGCCGTGCGCGGGCTCGTGGCGGTCTTGCGACACAACCTGGCAGTTTATCGGAAGCGGGACAGCGCCGCGCGGTCCGAGGATCGCGGGGTGCTCGAAAACGACAAGAGGGCTGTGCGGCTGATGGCCGCGGGCCACGCCTGCGTTGACCTCTACCAGGGAGCGGTGCCCGCCGTGGTGCCGTTCCTGGTGCTGGAACGGGATTACGGATACGTCGCGGTGTCCGGGATCGTGATGGCCGCGACGCTGCTGTCGTCGGTGGTGCAGCCGCTGTTCGGAGCGCTCACCGACCGCCACCGGCTGAGCTGGCTGATCCCGGTGGCGATGACCACGGCGGGCCTGGGCGTCGCGCTGGCCGGACCCGCCGGGTCCTACCCGCTGACGTGGCTCGCGATCGCGCTCTCCGGGCTCGGCGTGGCGGCCTACCATCCGGAGTCGGCGAGGTTGGTGCGTTCGGTGTCCCGTGGCGACCACCTGGCCATGAGCTGGTTCTCGGTGGGCGGCAACATCGGGTTCGCGCTCGCGCCGGCCATCGTGGCGCCGCTGCTGTCGGCGGGCGGCCTGGGCGCGACCCCCTGGCTGCTCGTCCCGGCGCTGCTGGGCGCGGCGCTGACCACGGCAGTCCTGCGCTCGCTGGCTCGTCCGGTGGCCGCGGCCGGGCCGGCGGTCCGCAGCGGCAGGGACGACTGGCCGGCCTTCGCGCGGCTGACCGCGATCGTTGTGTTGCGCTCCATCGTCTACATCGGACTCAGCGCGTTCGTGGGGCTCTGGGTGCAGCAGCGAGTGGCCGGCGGTGAGACCGCTGGCGCGGTGGCGTTGTTCGTGTTGTTCGCGGGGGGAGCGCTGGGGACTCTGCTCGGTGGCAGGCTCGTCCAGGTGTGGGGCCGGGTCCGCACGCTGCGGATCGCCTACGCCGCGTCCGTTCCCGCGGTCGCCGGGGTGGTGCTCGTTCCCGGGCATGCCGTGTACTTCTTCGTAGCGGCCTCGGCGATCCTGCTCTACGTCCCCTTCTCGCTGCACGTGACGCTGGGGCAGGACTACCTGCCCAACCGGGTCGGCACGGCGGGCGGTGTGACGCTGGGGCTGGCGGTCAGCGTGGGCGGGGTGGCGGCCCCGGCCGTCGGCGCCATCGCGGAGCACGCGTCGTTGCAGGTGGCCCTCGGCGTGCTGATCGCGTTCCCGGTGCTGGCGTGGGTGTTCGCGCGATCGCTGTCCGAGCCGCGTTCGCTGGAGTCGCGAAGTGCCGGGCACGCCCCGATCGCGTCCACATCGGACTGAGTCGTTGTTGCACGTCGGTGGTAGTTGCGCCGTTGTCGCGCACGGGTTCCCGGACGTAGCGTTGTGCCGAGCCCGAGGAGGTCGTGCAGTGGGTGACGAACACGGACGCGGACACGGTCATCGCCACGGCCACGGCCACGGCCACGGCCACGGCTGGCTGGCGAGGCTGCGGCACGCCGCGACCCCGCACGGGCACGACTCGTCGGAGATGGTCGACGGGGCGATGCGGGCCAGTCGCAAGGGGATGCGGGCGTTGTGGCTGTCCTGCGGGGTTCTGGTGCTCACCGCGACCGGACAGGCGGTGCTGGTCGCCTTCACCGGATCGGTCGCGCTGCTCGGCGACACCCTGCACAACTTCGCCGACGCCATGACGGCGGTGCCGCTGGCGATCGCCTTCCTGCTCGCGCGGCGGCCCGCCACCAGGCGCTTCACCTACGGTCTCGGGCGAGCCGAAGACCTCGCCGGACTGCTCGTCCTGCTGGTGATCGCCGTCTCGGCCGTGCTGGCCGGCTGGGAGGCGGTCCGGCGGCTCGTCGAGCCGCAGCCGGTGGACCACGTCGGCTGGATCGCCGCCGCCGGTGTTCTCGGTTTCGCGGGCAACGAGCTGGTCGCCCGTTACCGCATCCGGGTCGGCAGGCAGATCGGATCGGCCGCGCTCGTCGCCGACGGCCTGCACGCCCGCACCGACGGGTTCACCAGCCTCGCGGTGCTGCTCTCGGCCGGTGGCGCGGCGCTGGGCTGGTGGTGGGTAGACCCGGTCGTCGGACTGCTCATCACCGTGGCGATTCTGTCGGTGCTGCGGGGAGCGGCCAAGGAGGTCCTGGGCCGCATGCTCGACGCGGTCGACCCCGCCGACGTCCGGCGCGCGGAGGAGGCGCTGGCCGGCACCCCGGGGGTGCGCGGTGTCGGCCGGCTGCGGATGCGCTGGGTCGGCCACAGCCTGCACGCCGAGACCGAGCTGGACGTGGACCCGGATCTGAGCCTCGCGCAGGCGCACCGCATCGCCCACGAGGCCGAGCACCGGCTCCTGCACGCCCTGCCGCGCATGGGTGCGGTGCTGGTGCACGCCCACCCCGCGCAGTCGGCCGCGCACGACGTGGTCGCCCACCACCGGGAGCCCGGCGGCTGAGCGGCTGTGGAAGATCAATGACATGGCCTGAGTGCCGCCGAGCGACTGTCGGCGGATGCCCGCCCGCCGGGCATAACAACATCACTCTTGACTTATATAAGTGCTTGCTGTGATGCTGCTCCCCGTCCGCGTCCGGCGTGCAGGG of Saccharopolyspora erythraea contains these proteins:
- a CDS encoding AraC family transcriptional regulator, giving the protein MSQDRHEPAHGRRVRHAPEAPTALRYLPAGSGVDAHRHDDHQIVYAGRGVLAVTTEAGSWIAPATRAVWVPAGTVHEHRAYGETDLHTVGLPTTDNPLRLSSPAVIAVGPLLRELILAYTAGEHHDDGERSRMRAVLLDQLRHAPRQPIRLPAARDPRLAAVCAILDDDPADPRTLSALGAQVGASDRTLSRLFRAEMGMTFPQWRTQLRLHHALRMLAEGSAVTEVARRSGWATTSAFIDVFRRAFGHTPGSRLTLR
- a CDS encoding MFS transporter; translated protein: MLENDKRAVRLMAAGHACVDLYQGAVPAVVPFLVLERDYGYVAVSGIVMAATLLSSVVQPLFGALTDRHRLSWLIPVAMTTAGLGVALAGPAGSYPLTWLAIALSGLGVAAYHPESARLVRSVSRGDHLAMSWFSVGGNIGFALAPAIVAPLLSAGGLGATPWLLVPALLGAALTTAVLRSLARPVAAAGPAVRSGRDDWPAFARLTAIVVLRSIVYIGLSAFVGLWVQQRVAGGETAGAVALFVLFAGGALGTLLGGRLVQVWGRVRTLRIAYAASVPAVAGVVLVPGHAVYFFVAASAILLYVPFSLHVTLGQDYLPNRVGTAGGVTLGLAVSVGGVAAPAVGAIAEHASLQVALGVLIAFPVLAWVFARSLSEPRSLESRSAGHAPIASTSD
- a CDS encoding DUF6923 family protein, encoding MVIRTAARVAVVVAVVALTSAPLVPVAGTADRCTMLRVHSETPVAMSTLSAVELPSGARNGVRLLGHRVNAIGYSAVQGLVYGVAARDRDGAYPDGGHVVTIDPAGRTADLGPLRGPHRFVAPSAGAVSGKRWYIRDHAILYTVDIDPESPAYLRVVRAVPLHPLSWVDDFDVDPATGLLHGVTSGLVGRPLVVAIDPSDGSADVVAEVRIASAREFGSAVFGPGNALYVTANAVRGRSRLYRVERDGSARLLESGPPMASSDAAGCLAADPPPPPPPPPEPAPPPPIPPPPPAPPPPPVPAPVPGVPPAADPPPAPPPPPPEPPPADPPTAPDRPLRPEREEEPEEQAHDTAEKRRWGLAALVLLLGAGAAARRVAR
- a CDS encoding cation diffusion facilitator family transporter → MGDEHGRGHGHRHGHGHGHGHGWLARLRHAATPHGHDSSEMVDGAMRASRKGMRALWLSCGVLVLTATGQAVLVAFTGSVALLGDTLHNFADAMTAVPLAIAFLLARRPATRRFTYGLGRAEDLAGLLVLLVIAVSAVLAGWEAVRRLVEPQPVDHVGWIAAAGVLGFAGNELVARYRIRVGRQIGSAALVADGLHARTDGFTSLAVLLSAGGAALGWWWVDPVVGLLITVAILSVLRGAAKEVLGRMLDAVDPADVRRAEEALAGTPGVRGVGRLRMRWVGHSLHAETELDVDPDLSLAQAHRIAHEAEHRLLHALPRMGAVLVHAHPAQSAAHDVVAHHREPGG